The Kosmotoga olearia TBF 19.5.1 sequence TATCAACGAACAGTTTTTCCGTTTTCAAAACCGCTCACTCTCCTCCATTCTCTCCATGGCAATGAGTGCCGCTCCGTAAGCACCGACGATGTCAGGGACATCTGGTATCAGGAGTGAGGTTCCGAGCATTTCTTCCAGTGTCCGTACCATCCCTTTGTTTCTGGCAACGCCTCCTGTGAAAACCGTTGGCGGTTCACATTTCAAACGCCTGTACATCGCTTTTATCCTTTTTCCAATAGACTCAAAAAGCCCCGCGGATATATCTTCAACGGATTCCCCTTTTCCTAAAAGCGAAATAACCTCGGATTCCGCGAAAACAGTGCACATACTGCTTATAGGAACTATTTTCTTCGAGTTGAATGCCGCTTCGCTCATTTTACCCAGATCCAATTGAAGAACATTCGACATAACCTCGAGAAATCTTCCCGTTCCAGCTGCACATTTATCATTCATGACGAAATCAACCACTTTGCCACTAGCATCCAGCCTTATGACCTTACTGTCCTGTCCGCCCATGTCTATAACGCTTCTCGCCTGGGGGAAGAATCTGTGCGCTCCTTTTGCATGGCAGGTTATCTCCGTTACGGCATCATTGGCAAAGTCGATTATATTCCTCCCGTATCCTGTGGCTATACAATAGGAAATATCATTCATATTGAATTCCAGTTCCCTCATTAAATCCTCGAGGAGTTCTGTCGCTTTTTTTGAAATATCCCTTCCTGTCTTTTCGCTTCTCCAGCCTATTATATTACCCATCTGATCAACAACAACTATGTTGGTTGTTGTTGAACCCGAATCAACCCCAACAAAGAGTTTTCCTTCGCCCCTTCGAACGTGGGTCATTTTCTCCTTTTTGAGTGTTTCTATGAAAGCTCCAAGCCTTGTAAGCAGCTGTCCACCCGAATAGAGAGGATAATCAACCTCCACAAATATAGAGGGCTTTGAAATCTTCACATTTCTGTATACGAAACCGTAAAAATCGCAGAATTTAGGAGAACCAAAAATGACGCCATCGATTTCGAACTCCATCAGGAGCTCTTCATAATCTTTTCTAGCAGCAACCTCAAAACGCCCGCATGGAATTCTCGACTGTAAAAGCCTTTTCGATATTGCATTTAATGGATTCTCACGAGTGCTGTAATCACCGGTAAAACCGCGGATTCCCCCACAACTTTCGTTAAGTACCATCTTCCCACCAGCTTTTCTAATTAGCTCACCAATTTGGACCGATTCAGCAATCCCGCCAAAATAGGCTATTCTCGGCAAAAAGTTAGAGTCTCTTTCGCTTTCTGGTGTATAGATCTTCCCACTTCCGGCAGCTTTCAAAGCCGCTGAAAGTTCTTCAGCGGAATAACCCTCCCTGTGAACCTTCCAGAGATGTTTTCTTAGCTTGATAAATCTCTCCATTCCCTTTATAAGCTCATCGGTGGTTATTGGTTTGCCTCTCAATTCGGAGAGAAATTCTGTTAACCTCTTCAATTCACCAGCATAGAATTCAACAGCGCTATCATCGTTTCTCCATGGGAGCCTGAGTGTGAAGACCTTTGCTTGAGAATTTTTCATCAAGACATCCGCTGTTCGTCTCATTCCATCGCACGAGTCCACAGCAATATAAACATCATCTTTCTTCAGGTTCTTCACACCTTCATATACGGATTTGCAATAACCGCAGAGATTGCGGTGTATCAACGGATCCTCTCCGGATTCTCTGACCTCCAGCTTCTGGAAAGGTAACCCTGAAGCAATCAGAATTTCAACCGGTACGTAAGTACATGCGTAATATATCATCTTCCTATACCCCCAACATCTCAAAGAAAGCTTTTACCCTTGTACTAAATTGTCCGGCACTTTCTGCCGTATGATCCACACAGTCTCCATCCAGGGACAGGAAGGGTATCTCTTTCTCGATGAACTGCTTCTTAAGATACCCAACCGCTCCACTTGATTGGCGGCATCCCCAATGAGAAAAATGAACCACAGCATCTACTTTCAATTCCTCGCTAAGCTTTATGAGAAAATTCCCTCTTTCTTCTACCGTCCCATTTTCTATGTTGAATACCAGTTTTTCAGCGAGACTCCTTATGGGATCCTTTGGATTCAAAGGATACACCCAGTCCCACCAGAGTTCTGAACTAACAACTGATACCTTACCATAAGGTGAAAACAGCTCGAAAAGTTCGTTGTCGTAGTAAGGCGGTATATGAAGCCAGAGAACTCTCTTCTCAGGATCCTGCCATTCTCTATCAAAATCTGAAAGGAATCTATTTGAAGCTTCCAGCAACCTTTCATCACCTACCAAAGTGTGGAGAACGTAAAGCGTGTTCATATGTTCATACACCTCGAAGGGAATAACCTTTTCAGCGAGCTTTTTTCTCGCTTGAAGAAGATTCTTCCTTGTTTCTTCTTCTATTTCGAGGATTTCTGAGAGCCTGTTCATATTGTAAGTTTGTCCTGTGATCTCTTCCACGAAGGTTATGAGCTCACGAAGTTGTTTCTCAACATAGGGAACGTATTCCCTTTTTCGACCGCGCGGGACATCTATCATGAAAAAGGGGACCCCGTAAGCCTTTGCTATCGAATGAAACGTTCCTGCATTTCCGTCGCATAAAACCGATGTGGTCATTGTAAACAACGGCTTTGGAAAACTTTTCCAAATTGCTGTTCCCAACGAGCACCGATGAAACGTGCAAAGAGAGGGCGTTACTCCTTCGCTCATGCTCAACTCTATTGCGTACCCCTCGAGGTGCATGGCTGACATCGTTCCGGCTATGCCCTCAGCTGAAACGGGGTTCAAACCTGCAGCTATCAGTATTTCAGAAGGCGCGAGAAGATTCACCCAGACGCTGTTGTTTCCTCTTACCGCCTGATATACCTCATAAACGGCAAGGTGATTTATACTGGCAACAAAAGAAGGTTTCTTCTTATCCGGAAAATTTTTTCTTTTGAAGAGTTCGAAACTTAATCCCATACTCAGATACCTTCTGAATTTTTCGGGCTGATCTAGGTAATTGCTTAAGAACTTTCCGAACAATCTACTCGATTTTGACATAAGCACCTCCCGAGTTCGGTAATACCCGCACTTTCGATATCTTCAGGAAAGTCTGCATTAATACTCTATATATTAAAATCATACACGATATCATCTGCCTGAAGTTAGAAATTACGTGCAACTATATGAAGCATTATACACGAGCTTTGTATGTACAATTCGCAGATAATTATGATATACATGTATGGGAAAATCAACCTGTACCTGTTAACCTATATCTACAACGTAGATCACCTTAAAAAACCACAAACCAGGGTAAGCATCAAACTCACGTGGTTTATCCATGTGTACCGAATACTCATTCAGAAGGGAGGAAATCGGTATTCCTTGTGCAATTTAGTGAGAAGAGGAATATCGTTGTTCTTTGTGAAGGGAATAATAAAGAAGGGCACAACTATCCTCATGATAGCGGTTTTCGCATTGGCTTTTTATGCGTTTGTTATCGAACCAGAAATATTGAAAGTGAGGAAATTTAAGATATCTGATGATAAGGGGTTGAAAGTCCTCTTCTTTTCGGACCTCCATATGAGGCACTACACAAATTTCCACGCCCAACTGATAAACCAAATAAAAGAACTTAAACCGAATTATATACTTTTTGGTGGTGATGCCGTCAAGTCGGGAGTTAATTTTTCCGATCTCCAGAGATTCTTTACAGAGCTTTCGAAAATAGCCCCATGTTATGCTGTTTTCGGCAACTGGGACTATGATATCGGCAGCAAATTAAAAGAGGTGTACAAAAATAGCGGGGTAATTCTCCTGGATGGAAAAGAAGCAGTCCTTTCCGGCAAAAACGGTAGCCTAACCCTCGTTGGCATGCCTTTGAACAGGCGTTACACTTTTACAGGTAATAAACACCCTCTGGTATTCGGTCATTATCCCCATACTATCTTTCGGTATACCGGGATCGAACCGGTACTTTACCTTTCCGGCCACACACACGGTGGTCAGGTTTATATCCCATATATCTCAAATCTTCTGCTTAAAAATAAATATCCAATCCTAAAAGGTATGGGTAACTTCGGTAAGCATAGGGTTCTTGTATCTGCGGGAGTCGGTTCATGGCTACATTTCAGGCTTTTCGTTCCTCCAGAGATCGTGTTAATACAGTTTTGAAACGGTTGACAGTGTTTTTTGGCAATGCTATAATAATTTTTGATATACCCATATGGGGTATAAGGAGGTGACACGATCATGCATCTGAAGGTTACGGTTTATTCCACTCCGTCCTGCCCGTGGTGCAGAAAAGCAAAACAGTATTTCAAGTCTCTTGGCATTCCTTTCAAGGATATAGACGTAAGCAAGAACCAAAAGAAAGCCGAAGAAATGTATAGAAAAAGCGGGCAGATGGGTGTTCCCGTAATAACGATAGGCAACCAGGTAATCGTTGGTTTCGATAAGGCAAAAATCGACAAAATTTTAGGTATTTAACAGAACCTATCAATGAAGTAAGGCGGTTTTTTTAGACCGCCTTTTTTGTGCTATACTTTTTGTGTAGAACGTTCAAGGGGGGGTATAGCGATAATGCACGAACTTCGGTTCAACCCGCTAACAGGTGAGTGGGTAATTATTTCTTCCACAAGAAGTTCCCGCCCGGTACTCCCAGAAGGAAGCTGTCCATTGTGTCCAGGAGTTCTTGAACTGGAAAAAGATTATGATCTTGCTGTTTTCGACAACCGCTATCCCTCCTTACTGCTAAATGCTGAAGAGCCACATACTTACGGTTCCCGGGTATTAAAAACGGAAAAAGCCATTGGAAAGTGCGAAGTAATAATGTACACTTCTGAGCATAACTCGGCAGTATCAAAGCTGAACTTAAAACAGCTTACAAAACTCATCGAGGTCTGGTGCGATAGATACCGCGAACTTTCAAATTTGAACGGGATTAAGTACATCTTCATCTTTGAAAACAGAGGAAAAGAAGTGGGGACAACCTTAAGCCACGCTCATGGCCAACTGTATGCTTTTCCCTTCATCCCTAAAAGGATAAAAGAAAAACTTCATACGATAAAAACGTATTATCTTAAAAATCTTTCCTGTGCTCTATGTGATCTTATAAAAGAAAACTCTCTTGAAAAAAACATCGTTAGAGAAACTGAGTATATGTTAACCGTCGTTCCCCCTTACGCAAGATTCCCCTATGAGGTGCATATATATCCCAAACGTCACGTTTCAGCCATTATTGATCTAACAGCCAGGGAAAAAATAGATCTCGCCGTGGCTATAGGAGACGTGGCAAAGAGGTACGACAAACTCTTCGATGAAGCTTTCCCTTACATGATGACACTGTATAACCCTCCCGTAAACACAGGAGAGATTCACGATGACTATTTCCACTTTCACGTTGAGTTCAATCCACCAAAAAGAACAAAAGACAAGCTGAAATGGATGGCCAGCGTTGAAACTGGTAGCTGGACGTTTATAAATCCATCAGAACCCGAAGAAGTAGCAAAAAAACTCAGAGAGGTGGTGATAGACAATGGGTAATTTCGAATACTATGTTGCCCCTGGGAGAATCAACATAATAGGAGAGCATACTGATTACAACGATGGCTATGTTTTACCCGCTGCGATAAACAAATATATTCAGGTCGGGGTCAGAAAAGCACCAGACAACAAGATAACCGTCAGATCCGCACAGAAAGGAACCTCTGCATTCTCCACAGATTCTATCGAAAAGGCCAATGACTGGTCAGACTATATAAGAGGCGTTTTCTGGATTCTTAAAAAGGAAAAGAACATAGATTTCCCTGGATTGGAACTGGAAATTACCTCGAACATTCCGGAAGGCGCGGGTCTTTCAAGTTCCGCCGCTCTTGAAGTCGCGGTAATAACCGCGCTAAATGGACTGTTGAACCTTGGCCTTACAGATAAGGAAAGGATTATTCTCTGCCAAAAAGCAGAAAACGATTTTGTTGGCGTCCAATGCGGAATAATGGACCAGTTTGCAAGCGTAATGGGAAAAGAAAATAAAGCGATCTTTCTCGATACCTATACGATGGATTACGAATACATCCCTCTTGAGCTAAAAGATTATTCTTTACTTGTAATAGATTCGGGAGTAAGGCATACCCTCTCATCCGGTGACTACAACAAACGAAGAGAAGAAGCAAAGAAGGCTCTTGCAGAGCTTGGGAAAACCAGCTATCGCGATGTGAAACTCGCCGACGTTCTTATGGCACGTTCTAAGATAAGCGAGATAAGTTACAGGAGAGCTATGCACATCGTTTCCGAGAACATGAGGGTTCTCGAAAGTGTGGATATTTTGAAACACTCAAATTTTGAAAACCTTGGCAGACTCTTAATCCAGTCCCATGAATCTCTGGCTTTCGAATACGAGGTATCATGCGAAGAACTCGACTTTATGGTCGAAAAGCTCAGGAATCTTCCCGGCGTTTCAGGGTGCAGGATGATCGGCGCCGGATTCGGTGGTTCTGTCCTCGCAATCTGTGAAAAAACGGCAGTGGACAGCATCATCTCAGAGCTTTCAGAGGTTTATAAAAAAGCATACAATCATGAACCAAAATTTTACGATGTTCTTCCATCTGATGGCGCAAGAAAAGTGGAAAAGCCTATTTTATGAAATTAGGCTTTCAAGTGTTGGGTCGGTCTAGCCGACCCTTTTTGTTTTGAATTGAGGGATTGGGCTTGTTAGTAAAAAACTTGAATTCCAGAGAGCATTTGTGTGACAATAACTACGTCAGGTCAACTCATCTCATCCTTAGGGGGGATTGTATGAAAAAGCTTGGTTCGTTCGGATTAATTCTGCTAATGGGGCTGTCAATCTTTGCACTCAAAATTGGGTTCGTTTATGTTGGCCCTGTAAGCGATGCTGGGTGGTCGTATGCACACGATCAGGGTCGCCAATACCTGGAGAAAATTTTCCCGGGCATCGAAACGATGTATTTCGAGGCCGTGCCTGAAGGTGCGGAGTCTGTGGCAAGAATCAGGCAATTGGCCGCTGACGGTTGTGACATAGTCTTTACAACAAGTTTTGGCTATATGGATCCAACCCTTGAAGTCGCAAAGGACTTTCCCGATACTATCTTCATGCATTGTTCAGGATTCAAAAGAGCCGAAAATGTGGGAACATACTTCGGAAGAATCTACCAGGCTGATTTCCTCGTCGGCATGGTAGCTGGTGCGATGACAAAAACAAACATTATCGGCTATGTTGCCCCGCACCCAATTCCCGAAGTGGTCAGAGGTATAAACGCTTTCACTCTCGGTGTTAGAAAAGTAAATCCGTATGCTGTCGTCAAGGTCGTCTGGGTTAACGCATGGTTCGATCCCGCCACAGAGAAAGAAGCTGCTCTCAGTTTGATAGAAGCTGGTGCAGACGTTGTAGCCCACGGTCAGGACTCTCCCGCTGTGAACCAAACAGCACAGGAACATGGTGTCTGGTCGATAGGTTACAACAATGATATGTCAGCTTTTGCGCCGGAATCTCACCTCACAGCGGCAATCTGGAATTGGGGCCCGCTTTACGAGAAAATAGTGAAAAGTGTTATCGATGGTACGTGGAAAAGCGAAGATCTGTGGCCTGGCCTTGAAATGGGCGTTGTGGACATAGCTCCCATCCATTCTGCTGTACCCCGCCCCATAAGAGCTTTTGTTGAAACCTATAAGAAAAGAATTGCCCTCGGACAATATAAAATATTTGAAGGACCTATAAAGGATCAAAATGGCGAGGTCAGAATACCCGAAGGGGTAGTACCAAGTGACGAAGAGCTTCTCTCCATGTACTGGTTTGTAGAAGGAGTAGAAGGAACATTACCAGAATCACCTGTGGAATAAGTGAAAAGCTATGCGTAAGAGCCTGTTATTACTCTCCATAGTTGCTATCACAACAGCGTTTATCGTTTCCGGAATATATCTGGCAGAAGTGCAAAAAGGCACTTCTGCTGTTTATTCTGAGCTGAAAAACCTATGCGATGAATTCGTCACTGGTATCGAAGGGGATGTTGAAAACATAAAAGAAGTAATTTCTGATTATACCTATAGCTTTTCCTTTTCTTCCAATAAGTTGAGTGAGTTTGTGGCCGGTTTGCAAAACAGAATAGAAGGCCAGGATTTTTACATCGTTTTGAATAGTGGTGACCAGGTTGACGCCTTTGGCTATTACAAACTGGTTCCAGGAAGCTTTTTCCCGCTCGATGAAAGGAAAGAACCGTGGTTCCTAAAAGCCAGAGAGTTTTCAGAAAATGTTTATATCAGTTGTATATACCTTGAAAGAGGGAAACTTTATGTTGATATCTCCTTCGATATTGGAAACATTGAAGGTGTTCTGAGAGTAACCAGGATACCTCTGAACAGTGCAACAAAGTATCTCACCAAAAAAGAACGATACGGCATGGTGTTAACGGATAAGGATTTTGTAGTTATAGCCTCGAACGACTATCAAAAAGGATCAAAAGTACCTGCTCTTGAAAAAGTTTCAGAAGGATTAAACAAATTCGATTCCGGTGATACATGGCTGGTAAAAAAACTGAGCATTTCTGGACAAACGCTGTCTACGGCTTTTTATGTAAACAAGGATATCATTGAATCACAGAAGAAAAAATTAAGGGAACGTTATACCCTTTGGGTGTTGATTTTGATAGCGCTGGAAATGCTATTCTACATATTCATTATTAGAAGGAGATATGTAATAACCATAGAGGAAAAGGAAGAAAGCTCAAAAAGCATTATAGTCCCGATAATCTCTCTTTTTGTCGCCCTTGGAATCATAGCGGTGCTGATCTTGATTTTTGGTGAAAACCCACTTTACGGTATAAGGGAAATGTTTTCATACGCTTTCCTCAGCAGAGCGGGGCTTTCTGAAACGCTCAACAAAGCTGTTCCTATAACGATAGATGCTTTTGGCCTCGCTATTGCTTTCTACGCCGGGCTCTGGAATATAGGGATGGAAGGGCAATTTTACCTTGGGGCCATTGGAGCAGTATGGATATCTGTCTTTCTCATACCCGGTGCACCTGTGTGGATATATTTCATAATCATCCCGCTTTTTTCAATCCTTATGGGAGCTATCTGGGGACTGATTCCAGGGTTCCTGAAGGTAAGATTTGGAGTAAATGAAATTCTATCGACCCTCATGTTCAACTATGTCGCCATAAGAATCGTGGATTATCTTGTTTACGGACCGTGGAAAAGCTCGTCTGTTAGAAACTTCCCGCTTTCAGATCCGATACCAGTTAAACTTCCGAAAATTCCAGGTACAGATGTGCATGTCGGGATATTCCTGCTTCCCGTTATAGCCTTGTTGTTGTGGTTCGTGTTTCAAAAAACAACCTTAGGATTCAAATGGAAAGCGATAAGGCTTAACAACCGGGCTGCCCGTTATGCCGGAATGAACCCCAGACGATTCTTGCTCTTAGCAATGGTCATAAGTGGAGCCTTTGGAGGGCTTTCAGGAGCAATTCATATGATGGGCGCACAATATGTACTTCAATCCCACTTTTCACCAGGCTATGGCTACACAGCTATCATTGTTGCCTGGTTGTCCGGGTTAAATCCCTGTGGAATTATGATTTCCGGACCGCTTCTCGCGGGGCTTTTCGTAGGAAATGCGAGGTTAGAATTATTGATGAAATTTCCTGTGGCAGTTTCCAGTTTCTTCCAGGGAATTGTTCTGCTGACGCTTTTAGTCGGGGGATTCTTGCAGCGTTATCATGTTAAAGTAATCCCCCGCACCGGGAAGGTGAAACAACATGTCTGAACTTCTTTCTATTACAACCGATCTGGCAAAAGCAGCCGTGAGAGCAGGAACTCCATTACTATTCGCGGCCGCCGGCGAGCTATTAACGGAGCGCTCCGGTGTACTCAACCTTGGAATCGAGGGAACCATGTTAATGGGTGCGATAACAGGGTTTGCTGTCGCAGTTCAAACGGGAAACCCTTACTTCGGAATACTCGCAGCAGCAGTAGTTGGAGCTATTTTTGGATACATATATTCTCTTTTTGTGGTAAATATGGGGCTCAATCAGGTTGTTACAGGTCTCGCCTTTATGATGATTGGAACTGGCCTGAGTGGTTATATAGGGAGAGCTTATGTTGGAATAGGTTTGAAAAACTCTCTAAAGCCCATAGAAATCCCATATCTTTCAAAGATTCCGGTTCTCGGAAAAGCCCTTTTTTCCCAAGATATACTCGTTTATTCATCTATAATCCTCATCGCATTACTCCATTACTGGTTATTCAAAACACAGAATGGCCTGCACCTAAGATCCGTAGGAGAATCGCCAGAAACAGCAGATTTCACAGGTATAAACGTTTTCCTTACCAGACAGTTCGCGACTTCATTAGGAGCAACTATAATCGCTGTTGGAGGGGCTTATATTTCCATCGCCTATTCTCCTCTGTGGGTGGAGAATATGACAGCCGGAAGAGGCTGGATAGCTCTCGCTCTGGTCATCTTTGCCGGCTGGAGACCATGGAGGGCTTTGCTGGGTGCATATCTTTTCGGGGGAATCTCCGCATTGCAGTATCGTGCGCAGGTTTTAAATGTGAAGCTTTCCCCCTACATTATGGATATGTTCCCGTACCTGCTTACTGTACTGATAATGATTTTCATATCCTCTGAAGCTGCAAGGCGGAAACTCGGTGCGCCTTCAGCAATTGGAATACCTTACAGGAGAAGATAGTATGCAAATCAAAATGGAGGGTATTGTCAAGAAGTTTGGTTCTGTTGTTGCTAACTCCCAAGTAGACTTTGATGTACTGCCCGGTGAAGTACACTCGCTACTCGGGGAAAACGGTGCAGGAAAAACAACTCTGATGAAGATCCTGTACGGAATACACATTCCGGATGAAGGAAAGATATTCATCAACGGAGAAGAGAGTTTCATACAATCCCCGCGTATTGCTCTTGAAAAAGGTATTGGCATGGTTCAACAGCACTTTTCATTGGTACCATCTTTCAGTGTATTCGAAAACGTTATACTGGGGCTTAAAAGTAGAGAAAAGCTCGATAAATTGAGAAGAGCCGTTGAGGAAATTATTGAAAGGTTTCATCTCGGACTCGATCTGGATACAAAGATCTGGCAGCTCTCGCACGGGGAAAAACAAAAAGTGGAAATCCTTAAGTTTCTGTATCGCGATGTGGACCTACTGATCCTCGATGAACCCACGTCGGCCCTCGCACCATCCGAGGTGTATTCTCTCTTTGACATAATCCGTGAGTTGAAATCAACGGGAAAATCTGTCGTATTCATAACCCACAAATTGGAAGAGGTTTTTACCGTTTCAGACAGAATAACCATTCTTAGAACGGGAAAGAAAATTGCCACTGTGGACGCTACAAGCGTTTCACCCCAGGAAGTCGTCAAGATGATGGTTGGGGAATACACAATCATTGAGAAATTCCCGAAAAACATCGGCAAAGAGATTTTAAGGGTAAGAAACTTCACAGTTATTGGGGATAGGGGGACACCCGCAGTTAGAAATATCTCTTTCGATTTAAGAGCCGGCGAGATTCTCGGGATAGCCGGTGTTGAAGGCAACGGGCAACGCGAGCTTGCAGAAGGGCTCTACGGTTTGCGGACCTACGATGGGGAAATATTTCTCCATGGAAATCACGTGAGAATAAACTCTCCCCAAAAAGCCCTCTCATACGGGATAGGTTATATACCTGAAGATAGATTTGTGACAGGGTTGATACCGGATCTATCGGTTAGTGAAAATATCGTTCTTAAGTCGATAAGTGGCACCCCATTTTCATCAAAAGGGATTATCAACCGGGAGAAAGTCAGGAATTTTTCCGAAAAGGTGGTGAAAAAATACAGGGTATCACTTCCTTCTATATGGGCACCGATAAAGAAACTGTCAGGCGGTAACGCTCAAAAGGTTCTGGCGGGAAGGGAACTGGAGGCTCCGTTGAATCTTTTGATAGCTGTTAACCCCACTAATGGACTTGACGTAGCCTCAACCGAACATATTCATAAATTACTACTGAAAACAAGTCAGAATGGAATCCCTGTCTTACTTATTTCCACCGATCTCGAAGAAATATATAAGATTTCTGATATCATAGTAGTAATGTATAAAGGTAAACTGACAAAAAGGATAGAAGCATTACCTGAAAACCAGGAGCTTATCGGTCAATTAATGGCCGGGGTGAACTTCGAGA is a genomic window containing:
- a CDS encoding ABC transporter ATP-binding protein, yielding MQIKMEGIVKKFGSVVANSQVDFDVLPGEVHSLLGENGAGKTTLMKILYGIHIPDEGKIFINGEESFIQSPRIALEKGIGMVQQHFSLVPSFSVFENVILGLKSREKLDKLRRAVEEIIERFHLGLDLDTKIWQLSHGEKQKVEILKFLYRDVDLLILDEPTSALAPSEVYSLFDIIRELKSTGKSVVFITHKLEEVFTVSDRITILRTGKKIATVDATSVSPQEVVKMMVGEYTIIEKFPKNIGKEILRVRNFTVIGDRGTPAVRNISFDLRAGEILGIAGVEGNGQRELAEGLYGLRTYDGEIFLHGNHVRINSPQKALSYGIGYIPEDRFVTGLIPDLSVSENIVLKSISGTPFSSKGIINREKVRNFSEKVVKKYRVSLPSIWAPIKKLSGGNAQKVLAGRELEAPLNLLIAVNPTNGLDVASTEHIHKLLLKTSQNGIPVLLISTDLEEIYKISDIIVVMYKGKLTKRIEALPENQELIGQLMAGVNFEKYL